Within Spinacia oleracea cultivar Varoflay chromosome 4, BTI_SOV_V1, whole genome shotgun sequence, the genomic segment taactacTACGCATACAGTTACatttaattataatcaataaaGTTTTAATGTGAATACCTTAACCGTCTAGCAAACAATCACATGTTTAACTATACTTCGTTAACAACGCCACCGACCACAAATAACCTGATTACCCACCTAGGGGTTGTCATTGTTATGTCGTTTGGCGGGAAACAACAATTAATTATTAGTTGTTCACGTATACTAATACAATGTGAAATATAAACAATTATGGACATTAATCAGTTTATTAATTTATCTCAATACATGCTAAAATGATATATGTATACATTTTTATTACCTGCCATGCATTTAATTAATATAGACTATTCCCGCCTTAACTGTAATGGCGCTGTAATAATCGCCTAATATAAATACATTGTTTCGATGTTCTTGTACTACAACCAAGCAACACAAAAATCAAATACCAAATTACTTATCAAACCCACCAAATTAATTAGGTAATCAACCATCAAATTGGAAAGTATGGCCAAGGGGGGAGCCAAGAAAACAACCAGAGGAAAGAGAGCTACAAAAGAAGCTCAAACCCCGTCACTCACCGTAGGAGGCAATGGTaagttatcaatttttttaaaatatttttttgcttattctAGTGAAGTGTTATATGAATAACTGAACATCTGTTTTTTAATGTGTAGTTGTCCCACTAAATAGAAGGTGGTCGGAATACATGAAAGTGGAAATTGAACAAGCGAGGTTCAAAATTCAATGGAGGATGTTCATGAGATCAGTAATTAAACGAATTGGTTCATCAGAAATATCCAAGATTCTTAGTGAACTTTATTACGTTCCTAATGTTAGTGAAGTTTTTATGGAAGAACGAGATTCGTACTTGATGGAGAATTTCTCTTGGGAGGCAATAGAACCAAATGCCAGAGGACATCGAATCATAACGGTTGCAAAAGCCGATGATAGGCTTATCAAACGGGAGCTGGTTGAAGAGGATGACAACTTGTTTCTCaacggaaaacaaaagaaaatttaatttatCGACTTGACCGacgattataattttttttaacaacTATCAATTACGtacgttgtttggtttaatTTCAGTGTACCATTTTATTGTTATTTCTCAATGTACTACTAATTAACTAAGACTTTTAATCAATGTCATGTTTCCTATTATCTtggtattaaaattaattttatgcaCTATTTCCACTTTGGCCCATTATACCTTAAGCATTACCATCAATTATGTATATATTTAATTAGCTAAAGAATTTGGTTGATAATTAGAACCCCATAGTTTTAATACGTTCGAGGAATTACATAAAAGGTAAATTGTACAAAGGAAAATCTTGCATTTCATTGCCAAGATTGCACAAATGACATCAAAGGACATAAAATTAAGGACATTCAAGGGTAATAGACTTActaatttatttcctttttgAGACAAGAAAACGATATTGGCTTCAATTTTGATCTGAGACAGTATTAGTGATTTGGGAAACAATGTTACCCTAGTTTTAGCGCCTTAGGGATACCAATGTCTTACAATATGACCGCACAGTGGTGTTGTAATGTTTGCAATAGTTTGGATTGTACATTTGATTTCTTTCATTTTTGTTGTTAATGATGGTTTAATTTATTTCGAAATTACGATATGTTCGTATAGGGTCCTAGAGGTAAGTATAACTTACAATATGTTCGAAATTGAATGTTCGAGGTATTTGATTAATACACTTTAATCTTTTAAatcaaaatttgttaaaatttgtAACAGAATTGGCAGGCTTCATTTGACATAAACTGTGGTAGACAACAAATATAGGAGTATGCGTTTTTGCAACAATGAGTAATTCGACGTGACATAAGTGTATGCACTCACGTCAAATATTGAATGTATGTTGACATTTGAGGATAGCGATGCCTTCTCAGTCAAGTGGAATTTTCAACAGTGGTGATTTTTTGATGGATATTTGTTGAGGACAAAAGTGTGTTATTGATTAGGCTCATCGAAGTACATAGGGAAtttaatactaagtatataGATTTGTTGATAAAATCATACAACTTTGGTCATTTGTGTGTTTCTTCACTACAAATTGAAATAATATGGATATAACTAACAATTCTACGTGCACACTCATTTAGCATAAAAGCATATAATGGAGtatcaaatttttattaaataaaaagtaTCAAAATCACGTTCAAcgtaatatataataatattacAAATACTAACTCATTATTAAAATACTATAACATATGTACTACTATTGTTGTCGTTTACAACGCGCTGTGAAATACCTTATGTACATTTgataaacaaaataaacaatGGCTTCGGCCTCATGTCACAGTGGTTACAACTTCAACTTAGGACATTGCATGTACCCGAGGTCACGTGTTCTAGTCCTGGCTTGAGCAACATTATTGTCCGCAATAACATTCTACACTTTAAGACCCcctttcaccaaaaaaaattctttttttgtttgctttttttttcaTCAATCTTTTACTACAGTTTTTTATAATCAAATCGGTGATTCAAACTACGGAACAACCATTCTGGTTGGATTGGTATGTACTAATTTCTCCTTTATTCGATTTCAAAgacattctttttcttttaccaatttttttttggcaatgcGAAAAACATAGGTATTATCGAACTACTCATCTACTTGAACTCAGTTCATCTTCGGTTACATTGAACATAGATTTCATCGACGATTGCCTTGTTCTTGTTTTCCATAATCAAGAACATACCCATGAACGAAGATGACTTATGAAGGTGAGCAGACGGAGAAGATCTGCGAAACCAAGAATAAATGTAAAACTTCGTTTTCATCAACATTTCAAAATAATTTACAATTTATCTTTTCTTAATTAATTccatttgaaattcaaattcaaaatgggtttcaAATTTTGGGAGCTGACTAGGACGTGAGTAAGCACTGACTTGGTCAATTCAACCAATTAGATTGCGGGGTATGCTGACTACACTTACCCCCGAGGTAAGTGTAGGTTTGGCGACCAATGACATAGAGTTCAtgaatatacggagtattgaaTTAATTTCTAAAGCTTTTTTACCGGTCAAAATGgataataagaaaataaaatataaaaaattagcattttcaagttcaaaatgtaATTGATTTCACTTTAAAACCACTACACGTGTCTAGTAAATGAGTAGCTATAAATCTAAATACAACTTTAACAATTTGTTTGTATCAGATCTTTTTTCGACATGGGACAACACGGTAAATTATTTGCTTTCGTTCTTTTTCCTAAGCAACTTTTATATCCTTGGCTTAGAACGTGATGTTCTTGGGGCCTTTGAATCTCATCACATATGGAATAataaggtactccctccgtcccgaaatactcgatccagtttgaccggcacagagtttaagggacttggattgacttatttaatttaataggtagtagttgatagtggggtattattttaatgtagttagtggaaggtgggttaagaggtggggttggatttttaattatttttgtatggagtagggggtaggtgggttaataggggtggagtgagaaataatataatattgttagaatatttccatttttagaaacaggccaagtattaagggacgacccgataagaaaaacatgtcaagtattccgggacggagggagtatgtgtaATGTATGTTTCCACTTTGTTTCTTGTTTGCATGCATTTCATACTCCACCCTCTTGGCCTaatggttaagactgagggtctgtgcacaataggtctcaggttcgaatccccccgcccccatttgtaatttatattgcccttgtggctcagcaccaaaaaaaaaggttCATACTCTCTCTTTCGTTTTATATACGGGTTAAGGCAATTTTGTTAGAGAGAATTGACGTAGCAAAATATGTCCCATATTGCTagtatttaatgaaattaacaaCTACATATTAGATTTGTTTGCAATAATAATCACCCTCCTACAAGAGGTGGGTAGCAATTTCATCTTATAACTCATGATTAATCAAAACTTAATCAATAGCCATCTATAAATGATGGtgtagtttttttatttttgacataTAGTAAAAGTACAAAATTAAAGACATGAAATAAATatagtaaagttttttttttgacatttaGTAAAAGTACAAAATTAAAGACATGAAATAAATCTAGTCAAATTTTAGTGCAAAGGTGGCGAACGAAATGCCTCCATAGATAGATGATTGTGGCGACACATGTGCATTACTAACCTGTTCTCTATCAACCTAACAAATGTGACAGTGCGTGAAATCCTTTCCTCCTTGAGGAATAGTGGATATTGTCCATTGAACCTGTATATCTCGAGAACCTCCCGCTATGAGATTAGTCACCAAATTCGCCGAATCAATGAAGATGGTAATACTAGTCATCGAACAAGTGAAAGCCCAGTCCATTCCCTTAAAGCATGATGAAGCTTCTGTCTGTGTTGCTGAGTATCAAATTGCTTTTGCCAACTGTCTTTCATATCAAGGAGGCCTTCAGAACGGAAAAGCAGAATCAGCTCATCTCGTTCAATTTCagcatatttaggataaaatacaCAGTAGGAAACATTGCCTTAGCCTTTGATATTTCAAACGGTTATTATCAGCCTTTTACTCCGATGTAACACAACTCTACATGTGCATATTTTCATACCTTTGACATTTCTTCGAGCAGGAAGTGGAAATTAGCTGCCATTTTTTCAGTGAGATAGACCACACGCTTTGTAAATTCAGGTACTAGAAGCGAGTGACCACAACAAACCATCATTCATTCAAGCATATACTTATATACATCCAGAAATAACAGTCCCCATATGAAATAGACAGATGTATGGAACAAAAAATATGCCAATATGTCATTGGACACTCACAACATCATAATTCATTAGCCATAAGTAGGTGTTGCCTTGACCCACTCTAATTCCAAGATGTAACAAAAGGAAAGGGGGAAAGAGAATACCAAATGAATAAATGAATCAATCATATTAACTTCAATTGTTCCTTTACGCCAATTCCTAAAACATTCAACGGTCTACTTTCAAGAAATAGCCGATACCCATGGGTTGAAAAAAGTTGGCTATACACAACTGTTTCAGGAAGATGGCTCGTTGGTTACATAAATCTAATTACTACAGGGGGAAAAATGAATCCCTATTCCCTCAACTTGAATTGATCACAAAATTTCTGTTGGGAGTGTAAGTTTCTCACCTAAATTTCTGTTAGGCAGCTTCGGCAGGCCCTATAAAGTAAAAAACTGCAGGCCTCCAAAGAGGGAAGACACCGTTGTTTTCTACCAAAAATTATGTGGCACCATGAAAGCTGGAGGTTCCGTATGCGTGACACTGACATTTGTGGTACGAAAATACCGTCTGTTTCGGttcaacttcaacttcactGCAGGCACCTTGTGTGCTATGGACTTCCATATCATTTGGACAGCATCATCGTCTCTTGACGGATATCTAAACTCAAAGTACTTCTCAACTTGTTGCAGTTTTGTCCACATGCGAGTCCATTCTTCCTTGCTTATACCCCTGATAAGATTCATAAGAAATTTCTCCTTTGTGGCATCAGAATTACGGACAAAAATGCAGAATTCCGAGTAATCGATAATGTCTTCATAGGGAAGCTCGATTCCATCACTGATGATGACCGGAACACAGTGGCTGGCAATCGCATCAAATAGGCGGTTTGATGATGGTGTGTCACCTGCTATGTTCAGGCAGAATTTAGACGAGTGCATTCCTTGGGTAGCATTATTCACACCACCTCGCTGTATACTTCCAAATGCAAAATGCACATCCTTTTCATCTTTCAAAAGATAAAATAACTCTTGTCTTATCACTCCACCCTGCAAATAAGGAACCCACATAACATATGAggatcatatattcatattgaAGTTAATTAGACTGCTAAAAATAGACATGGAAAAGAAGTCACATCAGCAGTAAAAATGTGTTGAAAGTGGGCATATAATCGTTTATATTACCCAAATTTAAGCTACCaactgaaaacaaaagaaatgcaacCCTCACAGTAGATTTAGGTCAGACAAATATCCATTGGCTTAAGCAATAGATAATGCCACAATATCCATTGGCTTAAGCAATAGATAATGCCACAACATACACTCATTTTACCCTGATGTGTAGAAATAGATACGAACAGGAAATTTTACTTCGAACATCAATCGTTTTCTTGGTTAAGCCACCATCTCTAATAATTAAGAGCAAAACTTTAACTTATTTATCATGAAAACTATAGAAATTCCAAAAGCCTTCATAGCACAAAGCGACTTTACTTTTAAAAGATACTTCGGCCCATACATTTCCAACAAGCATACAGCAGAAACATAGTTATATAAGACTAGGGCACAGTTAAATTGGGATATGTAAAATGAAAAATAGGGATATCTAAAATGAAAGGTGCAACAGCTGTTTTCATATGGAAATAGAAGGATTCAATCACTACCACACTGTTTTGCATCTTCATACAAACAAAAAAACTATGATACGCAGTAAGGTTGTGAGTTGTGACCAGAGTACCCATGTGTCAAATTACTCAAATACAACACACATGGACAAGAGAATTGAATAGAGTATCAAAGTATCAATGATGAAATTGGTACAAAAGGAGCTCACCCTTGAGCCACATCATAGGCCCTTCACCCATAAAATCACACAATTGCTAAAGAGATGACGTTGGATGATTCTTAAACAACAGCCAGCAATATTATTAGTTAAATGTTCAATGCCAACATAACTAACTTCAGAAATATGACAACATATACTCCCTCTGACACATATTATTTTGCAAAGTAGGGTTGAGACAACATTTTAGTAGGAATTATTGGTAGGGTCCGTTTTATTTTATGTAACTTTTGGTACAAATGAGCTACAAAGGGAGAGGTATAGGTAAGGGAGTGGGTAGATAGAGTGAAGTATGAGAATGTTTTCTCAAAAGGAAGTGTGCAAAAAACTTCGGACATACACATTTAGCCATTTAGGGAAGTATGCAAAACTATATGGAATTATTCGGACATACACATTTAGGGAAGTATGCAAAACTATATGGGTCAGAGGGAATAACATGGTGTTTTCAAAACTGAAATATGACACTTCACAACAGTACAACACTCAACAATATGTATTTCCAATAATAATACTGCAGATATAAATCATTTACTTTTTGAATGCCAGGAATGACTTAAAagcaaataaaaattgaaattttcttaGATTTCGTAATTTATTAGACAGTATTTTAGATAAAATATGCCATATCAAGGaaattaggaaaataatcttgcATGCTCAACTTTTCTTTGGCAGAAAAATCGGTGCACTCGCATTGAGTTAATCTTCAACAATTAAAATTAAGTATTTACATCAAATTACTGATCTTTGACTAGTAAACATATTACACAGACAAAGGATACATATGATGCAGGCATCCATTCCACAGAAGTTCAATGATTTTTTGCTCTTTTTCCTTTATACAAAATTATGTTTATTTCCCCTCATTTCCCTATAATCTCCAAGCACCTCCAGTACTCCACTATGGATTACCTAGACAAAGAGTACAAAAGAAGGCTAGAAGGAGATAAAGAGAGAGAATATGAAGGAAGACTGTTAAATCCTGCTTAGAACTTAaagaaaatatcatatttattcaCACTTCCACCCTAAATTTGAGGTAGGACTCAAACAGATTGCCAAGGCACAGAAATAGAGACAATCCCCTAGCAATATGCTTATACAACCTTGATAGTCAAGATTTAGCTCCTCAAGAATTTTATTCACTAGCAACTTGAGTGACAAGTGCATAAATTTCGACAATAAACTTAAAGACACTTCCGTAGAGAATAGGATAAGGATCTATAGTACACAGCTTGGTTTTAAAAGGCGCAAGAGGCACCACGGTGCAAAAGTCCCTGGAGCCTAGGCGCAAGGAGcacaatttttaaaaaaatttatggtACTTATTTTctggaaataataaataaatactcaCGTGGTTTTGGCGTTTTTTTAAAAATAGGAGTACTTGTTGTCACAAAGAggaaattttttaattatagtAAACTAAAAGCATTTTTGagggaaaaaaaaaccaaacaaaaaGGGGATTAAGGAAGATTCAAGTAACTTTTTAGTCACTGGCTATTAATTTAGATTCTCAAAAGAAGTGCGCCGCATATTACATAAAATAGTTACTTTAAAATAGAAAAGGAGAGTTTACATGACCTGTTGCTGAAGGAGAGAAGGAAAAAATAGAGAAATTTGGGTTTCTCTTTCTCTACTTTTCAATATAATAAATTCTAAATGTTAGGGAGTCATTAAAGTCACGTGGTTTTTGGcctttaaaagaaaaaaaaaaaactattactTGTCAGCAATTGGAGCCTTATACCATAAGGCACATAAGGCGGTGCGCCTGTTGTAGGGTGAGCCTGAGTTGGCTAGGAGACATGCGCCTTGCGCCTAGGCGCGCTTTTTAGAACTAAGGTACACAATAAAGTATATGTGTTAAGAGTATTCTTTCAAGACATACTTCCTCATGGAAATGATAAAATAGGCCCATCTGACCAAGAAAGCTAACTAAAAATCAGGCCAATAAGCTAGATGAGGATGGATAAGAACAACGCACCCATTGAGTTATTGTGCCGGTTTGATTATTGCAATCAACAAAAGCGAACCAATCAAATGATTAAATACAACATATATTACCAATGCACCCACTCCCCTACCAAATCAGCAAGAATAGGAAAAAGAAATAATGGTTTATAGATGAAACATTAAAGCAATAAGACACTAAAAGAAGAAGGAAACATACATCTTTTCTGTAGATGGCACCTTGGAAGTAAAGTAAGATTGGACGACTATCATAAGTTGATGTATCATTAGCATATGACTTGATAACATGACGGTAAGGAGCTATGATATCTTTATGAACATTTGCTATATTTGGAGGATACCTCCCAAAATCTGAGAGTATGAACATTGCAGGCCAAAGTAGGTTCCTTGCATATAATAAACTATTAGGATGGTGAGCCAAAATAATGTGATCCACACCCCCTGATTTTTTCCACTCATCTTGGGCTTCTACATATTCGACCAACTTATCTTGTTTAAGCTTGTCAAAGCTGCTCCTTTCCTGCTTTCTCAACCTTGAAAAGCGATTATAAGATAAAGATGAGAAAAAGGGGACAAATATCACATCTGCTTCACTAGAATTTCGCACTCTGATAGCAACACGAGAAGTTGAAGAGCCTGAATATTCCGAAAAAAGGAGATCAAGCGTAAGCCAATACTCTATACTGTGTTGCAAATTCAATCCACCAGGATAGGTTGGGACTTTTGTTCGAATATCTGGCCAAACATTAGTTCCCTCAGGCTTCCAATCCAAAAGTCCAAAATGGAACTCAGGTGGTAAATCATACATGAAAACCTTCAGAATTTGTTTGCTCGCACAATGTTCTGCAATAACCTTTTGGCACAATACTGCAGCTCCTCTACCACTATTTAGATTATCAGATACAATGTTGGCATCTGAACTTGGCCGAAAAACAAATTGTGGCCGGCCTGATGACCGCAGTACGAAGAAGGAAGACAGCAGGAAGAGTGTGGTTGTTAAACAAAGCCAATAAAACAAGGAATTCCAACAGTAAAACCCCATTGAGGAGGAGCTCCTGTCTGCCATGGGAACAATAATT encodes:
- the LOC110793674 gene encoding probable arabinosyltransferase ARAD1: MADRSSSSMGFYCWNSLFYWLCLTTTLFLLSSFFVLRSSGRPQFVFRPSSDANIVSDNLNSGRGAAVLCQKVIAEHCASKQILKVFMYDLPPEFHFGLLDWKPEGTNVWPDIRTKVPTYPGGLNLQHSIEYWLTLDLLFSEYSGSSTSRVAIRVRNSSEADVIFVPFFSSLSYNRFSRLRKQERSSFDKLKQDKLVEYVEAQDEWKKSGGVDHIILAHHPNSLLYARNLLWPAMFILSDFGRYPPNIANVHKDIIAPYRHVIKSYANDTSTYDSRPILLYFQGAIYRKDGGVIRQELFYLLKDEKDVHFAFGSIQRGGVNNATQGMHSSKFCLNIAGDTPSSNRLFDAIASHCVPVIISDGIELPYEDIIDYSEFCIFVRNSDATKEKFLMNLIRGISKEEWTRMWTKLQQVEKYFEFRYPSRDDDAVQMIWKSIAHKVPAVKLKLNRNRRYFRTTNVSVTHTEPPAFMVPHNFW